TTTTTCAGGTTTGTAAGTTTAGCTGAACACGAATTGTAGTTTAATCCTTTACCTGTTTCGTTGTATGCGTCACACCATTGTGTCAAAAAACGATTGAATACGAAACGAGAACAGCCGATTGTTTTAGCAATTAAAATTTCTTGTTCCTTATTTGGATAGATGAGAAATTTATATGCTTTGTTTACAATCACTGTTCTCACCTCACTTAGTGATTTTGAATGTACTGTTGTTCTGTGCTTCTGTATGTTTGTTAATAGTTACCACAAAGTAAGAAGGGTTCCAAAGACGAACTCCCCACAGTTTCTTTTTTAGCTGTGGGAACTCTTTAAAAAACAGTCTTGTTGCTCCCCCTTAATACATTGAGAATCCCAAATATAGGATAACATACGTCAAGATAGTTTTTGTACCAACTATCAGTGTCTTTTCTAATTTACAATTTAACATATTCGGACAATTAACATGTCAAAAGACACGCCTTGTCCGAAGCCAATTCATCTCACGATTAAAATCGCGAGTGTTCTCAGCTAATTCATAAAGCGTGTATCACCGTATAAAAGGTCGTAATTCGAAGAAATGTGCGAAATCTCACTCTCTTTTGGCGGTTTGCGAATTGGCGGATTTTTCGGTCATTTGCTATAATTCAACTTGCGTCAAATTTTAAGACAACAGTTTACAAACACAATATATTGGGTTAAATTTAATAACATCAACCAAATATAGTGTGTACAGGTGTCTGGCGTCCCATATAGCCGTCAGACTTAATAGGGAAGCATGGTGCAAATCCATCACGGTCCCGCCACTGTATAGGGATTCAGAGCGCATTTTTGCGATTTTGATATGAATTCGGCTTTATGCCACTGAAGGCTAACATGTTAGGCCTTTGGGAAGGCGCCGAACTCTATACCCCAAGTCAGGAGACCTGCCTGTATACAGCACGACATCTATCCTACGGGAAATTAGGAAAGTGTTCACTCTTTTGCGTCTGTACATAACAGCAAGCCCTAAAAATAGCGGCTTAAGCTAGTATGCACATATTTATTCACAGCGCACACGAACATTTTCAACCTCCCCAAGGTTTGGAAAATGTTTTTTTAATGTTCTTTTTCCCATTTTTCCCGAGAAAGCGAGGAATTACCTATGCCCCAACTCGTAATTAAACCGAACAACCGTCAACTTGCTTTTGATGAAAACCGTCTCTCTGTTTATGCCGACCGAATTTTGAACGAACTGGATATGCTGAGCAAGGAACAATTGCTTCGCGGTGTTCATTCCAAACTTCGTGGCGACAAAGTGACCGGCGATGAGATTAGCAGCGCATTCACGATGTCGGCTCTTGAGCTTGTTACCAAAGAGGAACCGAACTGGAAGTTCGCGGCAGCACGTTCACTTTTAACTTCCCTATATAAAAAAGCGGCCAACCACCGCCGTTACAAAGCTTATCCGGAAGAGCCTTACGGCGCCTTCTTCCCCCTCATTACAGAGCTAGTACAAAAAGGAATTTACCGTGAAGAACTTCTGGAATGCTACACCAAAGCACAGATTGAAGAGCTCGGAGAAACGATTGATTATACCCGTGACCTGCTGTTCGATTACATCGGACTACTGACGCTGGCAGAGCGTTACCTAGCAACCGACTTTGACGGCCGAGTGATGGAGCTTCCACAGGAGCGTTACATGGTCATCGCGATGTACCTCATGCACAAAGAGCCAGCTGAGAAACGTATGGAGCTTGTAAAAGAAGCCTACTGGGCGATGAGCAACATCTACATGACGGCTGCAACGCCGACGATGTCCAATGCTGGTAAAAAGGTAGCCGGCCAGCTGTCCAGCTGCTTTATCGACACGGTAGATGACTCGCTCGAAGGAATTTTCGACTCCAACACCGACATAGCACGTCTCAGCAAAATGGGCGGCGGTATCGGCGTTTACCTCGGCAAAGTCCGTGCCCGTGGCTCCGACATCCGTGGACACAAGAACACCAGCTCCGGCGTTATCCCTTGGATCCGCCAGCTGAACAACACAGCAGTTAGTGTAGATCAGCTCGGCACACGCAAAGGCGCCATCGCCGTTTACCTGGATGTCTTCCATAAAGACATTCTCGCTTTTCTGGACCTGAAGCTGAACAACGGTGACGAGCGCATGAGAGCACATGACGTGTTCCACGGCGTATGCTTGCCTGACCTGTTCATGGAGGCTGTAGAAGCCCGTGATGAGTGGAGCCTCTTCTGTCCTCACGAAGTGAAGAAAGTGATGGGCTGGAAAGACGAGAACGGCCGCCCGCTTGGTCTGGAAGACTTCTACGATGAGAAGCTTGGTCAAGGAATGTTCCGTGAAAAATATGCAGAAGCCGTAGCACATCCGCTGCTCTCCCGCATTACGGTTCAAGCGATCGATATCATGAAACGTGTCATGAAATCGCAACTGGAAACCGGAACACCGTACATGTTCTACCGTGACACCGTAAACCGTGCCAACCCGAACTCTGCACACGGTATGGTCTACTCTTCCAACCTGTGTACTGAAATTATGCAGAACCAATCGGCTACAGTTATTGAACATGAAGAGCTCGTAACCAAAGATGGACAGACCCGCATTGTCATCTCCAAAGTTCCTGGCGACTTTGTTGTCTGCAACCTGAATTCCATTCATCTGGCACGTGCAGTCCCAGCTGGTGTACTGGAGCGTCTTGTACCGATCCAGGTGCGTATGCTAGATAACGTCATTGACATCAACAACATCGAAGTGCTGCAAGCACAATACACGAATAGCCAATATCGCGCTGTCGGCCTTGGAACCTTCGGTCTGCATCACCTGCTGGCCCTGGAAGGCATCCGCTGGGAATCCGATGAGGCGGTTGCATATAATGACAATCTGTATGAAAAAATTAACTACCTGCTCGTTAAATCCAGCATGGAGCTGGCTAAGGAAAAAGGGCATTATCCGAAGTTCAAAGGCTCCGACTGGGAGAGCGGCGAGTACTTTACGTACCGCGGTTACACCGACGGCGAGCATGAAGGCAAGTATGTAACGACCGAGCAGTGGCGCGAGCTGCAGCAGGAAGTACAGCAAAGCGGTGTCCGCAACGCATGGCTCTTTGCCATCGCGCCGAACGGCTCCACTTCGATTATTGCCGGCTCAACTGCCAGTATTGATCCGCTGTATGAGCTTCTCTCTTATGAAGAGAAAACAACGTATAAAATTGCCAACCCAGCTCCCGATCTGTCCGAGAAGACGATCTGGTATTACAAAACGGCCTTCCTGATTGATCAGAACTGGTCCATCAAAATGGCTGCTGCCCGTCAGCGTCACGTTGACCAGGCTCAAAGCTTCAACCTGTACGTTCGTCCAGACATCCGAGCTTCGGAGTTCCTAGAACTGCATCTTCACGCATGGAAGGCCGGCTTGAAGTCGACCTACTATGTGCGCAGCCGTGCGCTTACTATTGAAGAATGTGAGAGTTGTGCAAGCTGATCGGAATATATGGAACTGTTTAGGTAAACCCTTTTTTTCGATCCCTCCCAAACCCTCCCTTCCAAGGGAGGGCCCCAAGGGCTCTGCCCTCTGGACACCCGCAAGATGCGAGACACGTTTGTGAGGCGATTGAAAAGTTACTTTGGTGCTAGGATCGCTTTCTCCCTTCGGGAACGCTTTACTTTTAGAGCGAAGATAATGAGTTACGTTCGGCGCTCTTTTGAGTGACTTCCTGCTTGGAGCGCTCTCCCTTTGGGATTTACTCTACGTTTGTGCATAACTTATGAGCTACTTTGTGCGTTCTTTTGAGTNNNNNNNNNNNNNNNNNNNNNNNNNNNNNNNNNNNNNNNNNNNNNNNNNNNNNNNNNNNNNNNNNNNNNNNNNNNNNNNNNNNNNNNNNNNNNNNNNNNNNNNNNNNNNNNNNNNNNNNNNNNNNNNNNNNNNNNNNNNNNNNNNNNNNNNNNNNNNNNNNNNNNNNNNNNNNNNNNNNNNNNNNNNNNNNNNNNNNNNNNNNNNNNNNNNNNNNNNNNNNNNNNNNNNNNNNNNNNNNNNNNNNNNNNNNNNNNNNNNNNNNNNNNNNNNNNNNNNNNNNNNNNNNNNNNNNNNNNNNNNNNNNNNNNNNNNNNNNNNNNNNNNNNNNNNNNNNNNNNNNNNNNNNNNNNNNNNNNNNNNNNNNNNNNNNNNNNNNNNNNNNNNNNNNNNNNNNNNNNNNNNNNNNNNNNNNNNNNNNNNNNNNNNNNNNNNNNNNNNNNNNNNNNNNNNNNNNNNNNNNNNNNNNNNNNNNNNNNNNNNNNNNNNNNNNNNNNNNNNNNNNNNNNNNNNNNNNNNNNNNNNNNNNNNNNNNNNNNNNNNNNNNNNNNNNNNNNNNNNNNNNNNNNNNNNNNNNNNNNNNNNNNNNNNNNNNNNNNNNNNNNNNNNNNNNNNNNNNNNNNNNNNNNNNNNNNNNNNNNNNNNNNNNNNNNNNNNNNNNNNNNNNNNNNNNNNNNNNNNNNNNNNNNNNNNNNNNNNNNNNNNNNNNNNNNNNNNNNNNNNNNNNNNNNNNNNNNNNNNNNNNNNNNNNNNNNNNNNNNNNNNNNNNNNNNNNNNNNNNNNNNNGTTACTTTGTCCATCTATCTACTGTAAACGGGCGATCCGCAAGACAGCGATTGAATATGCTACTAAAAAAGAATATTAAGGGTAAGGATATCCCATCGGAAAAGTTCACGTCCACCTTTGTTCTCCCATGGCAACCTATGAAGTACATTCCAAAGCAAAGGTAGAACAACAGCAGCTGGAAAGGAGATATCCGTCCCACCAAGGAGAGAATAAGCATGCAAATGCAAAAAATATTTAATACTGAAGCGCCTAACCAATCTACACGCATCATTGAAGGCGAATGCTCGGGCATTTTAAACTGGAATGACATCCGGATGCCACATATGTACAAGCTGTACAAAGTGCTGCTGCTGAACCACTGGATCGCTGATGAAATTCCGATGTCCAAAGATGCACAGCAGTTCCCACGTCTGGATCCGGAAGAGCAACGTACATTCAAGATCAATATTTCCCTGCTTGCTGTATTGGATTCGATGCAGACGATGTTCGTCGGGGATGTGAAACGGTACTTCACGGACTCTTCCCTTGAAGCAATCTCGGCGATTATCGGTCAGCAAGAGGTTGTCCACAACCAATCCTACTCCTACGTTCTATCTTCTATCGTTTCTGAACAGGAGCAGAAAGAGATTTTCGAATACTGGAAGCACGATCCGGTTCTGTTAGACCGCAACCGGTTCATCGCTGACATCTATCAGTCTTTCCGTGACAACCCGTCACCACAGACGTTCTTCAAATCGATGGTGGCTGACCTGATTCTGGAAGGTATTTTCTTCTACAGCACGTTCGCCTTCTTCTACAACCTGGCACGTGACCAGAAAATGATGGCGACAAGCCAAATGATCTCCTACATTCAGCGTGATGAGAACCAGCACTGCTACTTCTTCGCCGAAGTGTTCAAACAGCTGCTGATAGATTTCCCTGAACTGAACTCTAAAGAGAACATCGACTACCTGTACCGCACGATTGACCGCGCCGTTGAGCTCGAAACAAACTGGGCTCATTACACACTAAGTGAAGTTCGCGGCATTGATCTGAACGAGCTGTCTGACTACATCAAATACATTGCTAACCGTCGCCTGAAAATGATGGGTCTTGAAAAAGCTTACGAAGGCGTGGATGTGAACTGCATGCCTTGGATCAAGCCTTTCTCCGACGAAGCATTGAACGCAACGAAAACTGACTTCTTCGAAGCTAAATCCCGCAACTACGGTAAAGTTGGCGACGACAACGGATTTGACGATCTGTAAAATCTATCTGTTCAATAAAAACCTCCGTATTTTTCTCATGGAAAAAGTACGGAGGTTTTCTATTCGTATAAGATTGCCTAAATCAACTATCTTCCTCGTTAATAATAGCTAACGTTTGATGATCTTCCCACTTTCCGTTAATTTTGACGTTCTTCCTGGCGATGCCCTCTTTATGAAATCCAGATTTTAAGAGTACATTGATTGAGCCTATGTTGTGAGGCATCACCCCGGCCTCAATTCTGTGAAAATTCAATTCCTGAAAGGCAAACTTCACGACCAGTTTGACCGCTTCAGTCATATATCCCTTTCCGTTATGCTCTTGATCCAGAAAATAACCGATCCAGCAGCTTTGCAAATCTCCCCGCACGACCTCGGACAGTATGACTTCACCAATTATTTGTTGTGTGTCTTTTAACACAATGACAAATACATATCCCTTATCCTCTCTACTCGACTCTACTGCCTCCCGGATTCGTACTAATTGCCCCTGATGCGTGTAAAAGATGTCTTCTCTCAACCCGGTGAACAACTGGAAAAAATCCCTGTTCTGTACCTCAAGCTTTAATAGTGATTCGACATGGAATTCCTCCACCGGTTTTACAACAATACGTGCTCCTTCTAATAACATTCTTGCATCTCCTCTTCCTGTAAAATAAAAAACACCACAGAAGTCCTGTGGTGTACATGTCGATCTATGTAACCACAGGTAGCGACCTGTGGTGTTTATTCCCACTGTATCCTTGTTTAGTTCAAGCTAACCGAAGGATAAAAGTCGCTGAGCATCCAATTTTGGACATACTTCTCCCGTGATTCGTTTGATCAAAGAAAACAGCAGTAGAGTATCCGATTCCTTTAGATAAAGACACCAGCGATCTTTTTTTCATCTGAATACTCTCTCCTCTCTCGTATATCCTTATTATAAAATCCCGCATCAATATTATTAAATCTCATAATTACAATTACTTTATGAATAACAGGATATAGCATTCCTGTAGATATATCAAATCTTATAAAATTACATTACCGTTCCCTTAGGCGCGTCCTTTGCCGGACGTTTACCCAACTTTAGATGCTTCAACTGTGCCACAATAATAATGCTGATCACAACGAGCAGGAACCACGAACTGATCTTGCCGATATGCACCAGACTCCAGACCTTTTCCTGACCTGGATACGTCCAGGCGCCAAGGAAAGTCGAAATATTCTCCGCGATCCAAATAAAGAACCCGATCAGCAGAAAAGACAGCGTCAACGGCATGCGGTAGGTTTTGCCCAGGACATCAAAATGCACTACAGTTCTTAAAAACACCAAAAAGAGTAGTAGAGTCAGCAACCATCGAGCATCCCATACGAAATGGTGAGTGAAGAAATTAGCATAGATTGCAGCACTTATCAATACGGTCAAGATCGGCAGCGGCCATCCCGTTATACGCAAGTTCGTCCGGCGCCATGCTTGACAAATATAGCTTGCAACGCT
Above is a window of Paenibacillus uliginis N3/975 DNA encoding:
- a CDS encoding transposase, producing MFFKEFPQLKKKLWGVRLWNPSYFVVTINKHTEAQNNSTFKITK
- a CDS encoding ribonucleoside-diphosphate reductase subunit alpha — its product is MPQLVIKPNNRQLAFDENRLSVYADRILNELDMLSKEQLLRGVHSKLRGDKVTGDEISSAFTMSALELVTKEEPNWKFAAARSLLTSLYKKAANHRRYKAYPEEPYGAFFPLITELVQKGIYREELLECYTKAQIEELGETIDYTRDLLFDYIGLLTLAERYLATDFDGRVMELPQERYMVIAMYLMHKEPAEKRMELVKEAYWAMSNIYMTAATPTMSNAGKKVAGQLSSCFIDTVDDSLEGIFDSNTDIARLSKMGGGIGVYLGKVRARGSDIRGHKNTSSGVIPWIRQLNNTAVSVDQLGTRKGAIAVYLDVFHKDILAFLDLKLNNGDERMRAHDVFHGVCLPDLFMEAVEARDEWSLFCPHEVKKVMGWKDENGRPLGLEDFYDEKLGQGMFREKYAEAVAHPLLSRITVQAIDIMKRVMKSQLETGTPYMFYRDTVNRANPNSAHGMVYSSNLCTEIMQNQSATVIEHEELVTKDGQTRIVISKVPGDFVVCNLNSIHLARAVPAGVLERLVPIQVRMLDNVIDINNIEVLQAQYTNSQYRAVGLGTFGLHHLLALEGIRWESDEAVAYNDNLYEKINYLLVKSSMELAKEKGHYPKFKGSDWESGEYFTYRGYTDGEHEGKYVTTEQWRELQQEVQQSGVRNAWLFAIAPNGSTSIIAGSTASIDPLYELLSYEEKTTYKIANPAPDLSEKTIWYYKTAFLIDQNWSIKMAAARQRHVDQAQSFNLYVRPDIRASEFLELHLHAWKAGLKSTYYVRSRALTIEECESCAS
- a CDS encoding ribonucleotide-diphosphate reductase subunit beta, which produces MQMQKIFNTEAPNQSTRIIEGECSGILNWNDIRMPHMYKLYKVLLLNHWIADEIPMSKDAQQFPRLDPEEQRTFKINISLLAVLDSMQTMFVGDVKRYFTDSSLEAISAIIGQQEVVHNQSYSYVLSSIVSEQEQKEIFEYWKHDPVLLDRNRFIADIYQSFRDNPSPQTFFKSMVADLILEGIFFYSTFAFFYNLARDQKMMATSQMISYIQRDENQHCYFFAEVFKQLLIDFPELNSKENIDYLYRTIDRAVELETNWAHYTLSEVRGIDLNELSDYIKYIANRRLKMMGLEKAYEGVDVNCMPWIKPFSDEALNATKTDFFEAKSRNYGKVGDDNGFDDL
- a CDS encoding DUF817 domain-containing protein, which encodes MTFIRKLWAFGIQQALSCIFPVIIFAALGVTKMVEVPGIHRYDLILIICLLAQVGMVAAKLETFDELKVICVFHVIGLMLELYKVHMGSWSYPEEGWSKIGGVPLYSGFMYASVASYICQAWRRTNLRITGWPLPILTVLISAAIYANFFTHHFVWDARWLLTLLLFLVFLRTVVHFDVLGKTYRMPLTLSFLLIGFFIWIAENISTFLGAWTYPGQEKVWSLVHIGKISSWFLLVVISIIIVAQLKHLKLGKRPAKDAPKGTVM